The Pantoea vagans genome includes a window with the following:
- a CDS encoding SDR family oxidoreductase, with protein sequence MDLALVTGGSRGIGRATALLLAQAGYRVAVNYRQREAEAQQVVAEIAAQGGSAFAVQADIADEAQVMRMFQQLDQQDGNLRVLINNAGILFTQCRVEDLDAERIQRVFATNVTGTFICCREAVKRMSTAHGGQGGAIVNVSSAASRLGAPGEYVDYAASKGAMDTLTKGLSLEVAAQGIRVNSVRPGLIYTEMHADGGEPGRVDRVAGSLPMGRGGQAKEVAEAILWLASDAASYVTGTFIDAAGGR encoded by the coding sequence ATGGATCTGGCATTAGTGACTGGCGGTAGCCGGGGTATTGGACGGGCGACGGCGCTTCTCTTGGCGCAGGCTGGCTATCGGGTGGCGGTCAATTATCGCCAGCGTGAAGCTGAGGCTCAGCAAGTGGTTGCCGAAATTGCAGCGCAAGGCGGCAGTGCTTTTGCCGTGCAGGCGGATATCGCGGATGAAGCTCAGGTGATGCGCATGTTTCAGCAACTTGATCAACAAGATGGCAATCTGCGCGTGCTGATCAACAACGCCGGAATTTTGTTTACCCAGTGCCGCGTTGAGGATCTCGACGCCGAACGTATTCAACGCGTATTCGCCACTAACGTCACCGGAACCTTTATCTGCTGTCGTGAAGCGGTCAAGCGCATGAGCACCGCGCATGGTGGGCAGGGCGGCGCGATTGTTAATGTGTCTTCTGCTGCCTCACGCCTGGGGGCGCCAGGCGAATACGTTGATTACGCGGCGTCAAAAGGTGCGATGGATACCCTGACCAAAGGCTTATCACTGGAGGTGGCGGCACAGGGCATTCGCGTCAATAGCGTGCGGCCCGGATTGATCTACACCGAGATGCATGCCGATGGCGGTGAACCGGGAAGGGTGGATCGGGTCGCTGGCTCTCTGCCAATGGGGCGCGGCGGTCAGGCCAAAGAAGTCGCCGAGGCAATTCTCTGGCTGGCGAGTGATGCCGCTTCCTACGTGACAGGCACCTTTATTGATGCGGCGGGTGGTCGTTAA
- the fldB gene encoding flavodoxin FldB produces MNIGLFYGSSTCYTEMTAEKIRDFIGEELVTLHNLKDDDPSLMEQYDLLILGIPTWDFGELQEDWEAIWQQLPALNLQGKIVALYGMGDQMEYAEWFLDALGMLHELLQPMGVQFVGYWPLEGYEFTSKKPLTADGTQFVGLALDDVNQFELSEERVEQWCEQVLTETAALL; encoded by the coding sequence ATGAATATCGGTCTGTTTTACGGTTCCAGCACCTGTTACACCGAGATGACGGCGGAGAAGATTCGCGACTTCATCGGTGAAGAATTAGTCACACTGCACAACCTCAAAGATGATGATCCCTCGTTGATGGAGCAGTATGATTTGCTGATCCTTGGTATTCCAACCTGGGATTTTGGCGAATTGCAGGAAGACTGGGAAGCCATCTGGCAGCAGCTGCCCGCGCTCAATCTGCAAGGCAAAATTGTGGCGCTGTACGGTATGGGCGACCAAATGGAGTACGCGGAGTGGTTCCTGGATGCGCTGGGGATGCTGCATGAATTGCTGCAACCGATGGGCGTGCAGTTTGTCGGTTACTGGCCATTAGAAGGCTACGAGTTTACCAGCAAGAAACCGCTCACCGCTGACGGCACCCAGTTTGTCGGCCTGGCGCTCGATGATGTCAATCAGTTCGAACTGAGTGAAGAGCGGGTTGAACAGTGGTGTGAACAGGTTCTGACCGAAACGGCTGCGCTGCTCTAG
- a CDS encoding protein YgfX, with product MALFLLVAGVLMSLRWPAEWQWGQVPVLLLLLLECWHNERSLMQRTGRLVLDDQGNWLWRGEHWRLARKADWLACGVLLELRNPQGKRWRLWLMHDNLPPNEWRTLRACCLLREGAAA from the coding sequence GTGGCGCTGTTTTTACTGGTCGCTGGCGTGTTGATGAGCCTCCGTTGGCCTGCCGAATGGCAATGGGGGCAAGTGCCTGTATTGCTGCTCCTGCTGCTTGAGTGCTGGCACAACGAACGAAGCTTGATGCAGCGTACCGGTCGTTTAGTGCTGGATGATCAGGGAAACTGGCTGTGGCGTGGAGAGCACTGGCGATTGGCGCGAAAAGCGGACTGGCTAGCCTGCGGCGTACTGCTGGAGTTGCGTAATCCGCAAGGCAAACGCTGGCGGCTATGGTTGATGCATGACAACCTGCCGCCAAACGAATGGCGCACATTGCGCGCCTGCTGTTTGCTTCGAGAGGGCGCTGCGGCCTAG
- the ygfZ gene encoding tRNA-modifying protein YgfZ, which translates to MPIFTLPPRQPAAASRLPLTLMSLDEWALVAVQGKDSTSYLQGQLTLDVAAMDATQHRPAAHCDAKGKMWSNLRLFHRGEGYAYIVRRNLHEQQLTELKKYAVFAKVTIAADNEAVLLGVAGFQARAALADLFPVLPDAETPVVQQDDSTLLWFAQPAERFLLVTTRAQAESLKEKLAGTAQFNDSQQWLALDIEAGIPVIESATSAQLIPQATNLQALDAISFKKGCYTGQEMVARAKFRGANKRALYWLAGTASKVPQADGSMELQMGDKWRRTGTVLSGVQLDDGSVWVQVVMNNDLEPDSVLRVEGDEGGKLTIQPLPYSLVD; encoded by the coding sequence ATGCCGATTTTTACCCTTCCACCACGCCAGCCTGCTGCGGCGTCACGCTTGCCTTTAACCCTGATGTCGCTTGATGAGTGGGCGCTGGTTGCCGTGCAGGGCAAAGACAGTACGTCTTATCTGCAAGGTCAATTGACGCTGGATGTCGCCGCAATGGACGCTACGCAGCATCGCCCTGCCGCGCATTGTGATGCCAAAGGCAAAATGTGGAGCAACCTGCGTCTGTTCCATCGCGGTGAGGGTTATGCCTATATCGTGCGCCGTAATCTGCATGAACAGCAGCTTACCGAACTGAAGAAATACGCGGTGTTTGCCAAAGTCACTATTGCTGCGGATAACGAAGCCGTACTGCTGGGTGTCGCGGGCTTCCAGGCACGCGCCGCACTGGCGGACCTGTTCCCGGTACTGCCGGATGCTGAAACACCGGTGGTGCAGCAGGATGACAGCACGCTGCTGTGGTTCGCCCAACCTGCCGAGCGCTTCCTGCTGGTGACCACCCGAGCGCAGGCAGAATCTTTAAAAGAGAAGCTGGCGGGAACCGCACAGTTTAATGACAGCCAACAGTGGCTGGCTTTGGACATTGAAGCAGGTATTCCGGTGATCGAAAGCGCGACCAGTGCGCAGTTGATTCCGCAGGCCACTAACCTGCAAGCCCTTGACGCGATCAGCTTCAAAAAAGGCTGTTACACCGGTCAGGAGATGGTGGCCCGTGCGAAATTCCGTGGTGCCAACAAGCGCGCCCTCTATTGGTTGGCAGGCACGGCCAGCAAAGTCCCCCAGGCTGACGGTTCAATGGAGCTGCAGATGGGCGATAAATGGCGTCGTACCGGCACCGTGCTGAGCGGCGTCCAGCTGGATGATGGCAGCGTGTGGGTGCAAGTGGTGATGAACAACGATCTGGAGCCAGACAGCGTGCTGCGTGTGGAAGGGGATGAAGGCGGTAAGCTGACGATTCAGCCGTTGCCGTATTCGTTAGTGGATTAA
- the dsbC gene encoding bifunctional protein-disulfide isomerase/oxidoreductase DsbC: MKKQLTMLALLVSAFTGLAHADDSAIQQALKKLGLQQVEIQPSPLPGMKTVLTESGVLYVSEDGKHMIQGPLYDVSGAQPVNVTNQLLDKKISALAPEMIVYKAPKEQHVITVFTDITCGYCRKLHEQMADYNALGITVRYLAFPREGLHGQVEKAMRAVWCSADRNKAFDAAMKGDAPQMEAPETCKINLDKHYQLGILYGIQGTPAILTDTGAMIPGYQGPQELKQVLDGQKRGG; encoded by the coding sequence ATGAAAAAACAGTTAACGATGCTGGCATTGTTGGTCAGCGCCTTTACCGGTCTGGCTCATGCCGATGACAGCGCCATTCAGCAAGCTTTGAAAAAACTCGGGCTGCAACAGGTTGAAATCCAGCCATCACCGTTGCCGGGGATGAAAACCGTATTAACCGAAAGTGGCGTACTGTACGTCAGCGAAGACGGTAAACACATGATCCAGGGGCCACTGTACGATGTCAGCGGTGCACAACCGGTGAACGTCACCAACCAGCTGCTGGACAAAAAAATCAGTGCGCTGGCACCGGAAATGATCGTCTACAAAGCGCCAAAAGAGCAGCATGTGATTACCGTGTTCACCGATATCACCTGTGGCTACTGCCGTAAGCTGCATGAGCAAATGGCGGACTACAATGCGCTGGGCATCACCGTGCGCTACCTGGCTTTCCCGCGTGAAGGGCTGCATGGTCAGGTGGAAAAAGCTATGCGCGCTGTTTGGTGCAGTGCCGATCGCAATAAAGCGTTTGATGCAGCAATGAAAGGTGATGCGCCGCAAATGGAAGCGCCAGAGACCTGCAAAATCAATCTTGATAAACACTATCAGCTCGGCATCCTCTACGGGATTCAGGGCACGCCTGCGATCCTGACGGATACCGGCGCGATGATCCCTGGCTATCAAGGCCCGCAAGAGCTGAAACAGGTACTTGATGGTCAGAAGCGGGGCGGTTAA
- the trhA gene encoding PAQR family membrane homeostasis protein TrhA: MAQNRLIAQGYSLAEEIANSISHGIGCIFGVVGLVLLLTQAVEMRADITAITSYSLYGGSMILLFLASTLYHAIPYQKAKHWLKKFDHCAIYLLIAGTYTPFLLVGLKSPLAQGLMVVIWSLALAGIIFKLTIAHRFKILSLVTYLSMGWLSLVVIYQLATKLAAGGVWLLAAGGIVYSLGVIFYVSRRIPYNHAIWHGFVLGGSVLHFCAIYFYVT, translated from the coding sequence ATGGCACAGAATCGACTTATCGCTCAGGGCTACTCGTTAGCTGAAGAGATTGCCAACAGCATTAGCCACGGAATCGGCTGTATTTTCGGGGTGGTTGGCTTGGTGTTGCTGCTGACTCAAGCGGTTGAAATGCGCGCCGATATCACCGCCATCACCAGTTACAGTCTGTATGGCGGCAGCATGATCTTGCTGTTCCTCGCCTCGACGCTCTATCACGCGATTCCGTATCAGAAAGCGAAGCACTGGCTGAAAAAATTCGACCATTGCGCCATCTACTTATTGATTGCGGGCACTTACACACCTTTCCTGCTGGTGGGGCTGAAATCGCCGCTGGCACAAGGGTTGATGGTGGTGATCTGGAGTCTGGCGCTGGCGGGGATTATCTTCAAACTCACCATCGCGCACCGTTTTAAAATACTCTCGCTGGTGACCTATCTCAGCATGGGATGGTTGTCGCTGGTGGTGATTTATCAGCTTGCCACCAAGCTGGCAGCGGGCGGGGTTTGGCTATTGGCTGCGGGTGGGATTGTCTATTCGTTGGGTGTGATTTTCTATGTCTCGCGCCGCATTCCCTACAACCACGCTATCTGGCACGGTTTCGTCTTGGGCGGCAGCGTATTGCACTTCTGCGCGATCTATTTTTATGTGACGTAA
- a CDS encoding 6-phospho-beta-glucosidase, which produces MNEGLQLPKGFLWGGAVAAHQVEGGWDQGGKGVSIADVLTGGAHGVDRVITSRVEADKYYPNHQAVEFYSHYKQDVALFAEMGFKCFRTSIAWTRIFPNGDEQQPNEAGLQFYDDLFDELLKHGIEPVITLSHFEMPYHLAKEYGGWSNRKVVDFFVHFSEVVMTRYQHKVKYWMTFNEINNQRNWQYPLFGYCCSGVVFTEHEKPEQMMYQVMHHQFVASAKVVKRGREINPSFQIGCMIAMVPVYPFSCHPDDVMLAQESMHQRYVFSDVQMRGAYPAYTLKEWARKGYQIEMQPEDADTLRQGCCDYVGFSYYMSNAVNTQASGVDDPITGFEGVVPNPHVKASDWGWQIDPVGLRYVLNSLYERYQKPLFIVENGFGAIDKPNADGFIEDDYRIDYLRAHIEEMKKAVALDGVDLLGYTPWGCIDCVSFTTGQYNKRYGFIHVNKNDDGSGDFARSKKKSFAWYQQVIASNGAEL; this is translated from the coding sequence ATGAATGAAGGATTGCAATTACCGAAAGGGTTTCTTTGGGGTGGCGCGGTTGCCGCACATCAGGTTGAAGGCGGTTGGGATCAGGGCGGTAAAGGTGTCAGTATTGCCGACGTGCTGACCGGTGGTGCACATGGCGTGGATCGCGTGATTACCTCTCGCGTTGAGGCCGATAAATACTACCCCAATCATCAGGCTGTCGAATTCTATTCTCACTATAAACAGGACGTAGCACTGTTTGCCGAAATGGGCTTTAAGTGCTTCCGCACCTCGATTGCCTGGACGCGCATCTTCCCGAATGGGGATGAGCAACAGCCGAACGAGGCGGGCCTGCAATTCTATGATGACCTGTTCGATGAGCTGCTGAAGCACGGCATTGAACCGGTGATCACCCTCTCCCACTTTGAAATGCCTTATCACCTGGCCAAAGAGTACGGCGGTTGGTCCAACCGTAAAGTGGTCGATTTCTTTGTGCACTTCAGTGAAGTCGTTATGACGCGCTATCAGCACAAAGTGAAATACTGGATGACCTTCAACGAAATCAATAACCAGCGTAACTGGCAGTATCCGCTGTTTGGTTATTGCTGCTCTGGCGTGGTGTTTACCGAGCACGAAAAACCGGAGCAGATGATGTATCAGGTGATGCACCATCAGTTCGTTGCCAGCGCCAAAGTGGTGAAACGTGGCCGCGAAATCAACCCGAGCTTCCAGATTGGCTGCATGATTGCCATGGTGCCGGTCTACCCGTTCTCTTGCCATCCTGATGATGTGATGCTGGCGCAGGAATCGATGCATCAACGCTATGTGTTCAGTGATGTGCAGATGCGCGGTGCCTATCCTGCCTACACCCTGAAAGAGTGGGCGCGCAAAGGTTATCAGATTGAGATGCAGCCAGAAGATGCCGACACGCTGCGTCAGGGTTGCTGTGATTACGTAGGTTTCAGCTACTACATGAGCAACGCGGTGAATACCCAAGCCAGCGGCGTGGACGACCCGATTACCGGCTTTGAGGGCGTGGTGCCGAATCCCCATGTGAAAGCTTCTGACTGGGGTTGGCAGATCGATCCCGTGGGCCTGCGCTATGTGTTGAACTCGCTGTATGAGCGTTATCAAAAACCGCTGTTTATCGTTGAGAATGGTTTTGGTGCGATTGATAAGCCGAATGCCGACGGGTTTATTGAGGATGATTACCGCATCGATTATCTGCGCGCACACATCGAAGAGATGAAGAAAGCCGTCGCGTTGGATGGCGTGGATTTGCTGGGCTACACGCCTTGGGGCTGTATTGATTGTGTGTCGTTCACCACCGGCCAGTACAACAAGCGTTATGGCTTTATCCATGTTAATAAGAATGATGATGGCAGCGGTGATTTTGCCCGTTCGAAGAAGAAGAGTTTTGCCTGGTATCAGCAGGTAATTGCGAGTAATGGCGCGGAGCTGTAA
- the xerD gene encoding site-specific tyrosine recombinase XerD, translating to MQDSDLIEQFLDALWIERNLAQNTLASYRQDLQTLTGWLHHHERTLVTLEAPDLQQFLAERVEGGYKATSSARTLSAIRRLFQYLYREKLRSDDPSALLSAPKLPQRLPKDLSEKQVERLLQAPSIDVPLELRDKAMLELLYATGLRVSELVGLTISDISLRQGVVRVIGKGNKERLVPLGEEAIYWLEHYMEHGRPWLLNGQTLDVMFPSNRAQQMTRQTFWHRIKHYATLAEIDSEKLSPHVLRHAFATHLLNHGADLRVVQMLLGHSDLSTTQIYTHVATERLRQLHQQHHPRA from the coding sequence GTGCAGGACAGCGATCTGATAGAACAGTTTCTGGATGCGCTCTGGATTGAGCGAAATCTGGCGCAAAACACCCTTGCGTCGTATCGCCAGGATCTGCAAACGCTCACCGGCTGGTTACATCATCACGAACGAACCCTGGTGACGCTGGAAGCGCCCGATTTACAGCAGTTTCTCGCCGAACGCGTCGAGGGGGGTTACAAAGCCACCAGCTCTGCCCGCACGCTCAGCGCTATACGCCGCCTGTTCCAATATCTTTATCGTGAAAAGCTGCGCAGTGATGACCCCAGCGCGCTGCTTTCTGCACCAAAACTGCCACAGCGTCTGCCGAAAGATCTCAGTGAAAAACAGGTCGAAAGGCTGTTGCAGGCACCGAGTATCGACGTTCCGCTGGAGCTGCGTGACAAAGCGATGCTGGAACTGCTGTATGCCACCGGCTTGCGCGTGTCGGAGCTGGTGGGGCTCACCATCAGCGATATCAGTTTGCGTCAGGGTGTAGTGCGCGTGATTGGTAAAGGCAACAAAGAGCGCCTTGTGCCGTTAGGTGAAGAAGCCATTTACTGGCTGGAGCATTATATGGAGCACGGGCGTCCCTGGCTGCTAAACGGCCAAACGCTGGATGTGATGTTCCCCAGTAACCGTGCGCAACAAATGACCCGACAGACCTTCTGGCATCGCATCAAGCACTATGCCACTCTGGCAGAGATTGACAGCGAAAAACTGTCGCCGCACGTGCTGCGTCACGCATTTGCCACACATTTACTGAACCACGGCGCGGATTTGCGCGTCGTACAGATGTTGCTGGGCCACAGTGACCTCTCGACAACCCAAATTTATACGCACGTTGCTACCGAGCGCCTGCGTCAGTTACATCAACAGCATCATCCGCGCGCCTGA
- the recJ gene encoding single-stranded-DNA-specific exonuclease RecJ gives MIHSVELRRREAQADASLPDHLPPLLRRLYLQRGVQDAAELERGAKHLLPWQTLGGIEQAVTLLHQMLESGRRIVVVGDFDADGATSTALTVLALRSLGGNVDYLVPNRFEDGYGLSPEVVEQARARGAEMILTVDNGISSHAGVDTAHQHGIPVLVTDHHLPGDTLPQAEAIVNPNLNDSEFPSRSLAGVGVAFYLMLALRAHLRQKNWFSDGRAEPNLAELLDLVALGTVADVVPLDANNRILVWQGLSRIRAGKCRAGIRALLEIANRDARQLAASDLGFAVGPRLNAAGRLDDMSVGVALLLTEDIAQARMLANELDALNQTRKEIEQGMKSEALALCDELERQHTDLPLGLAFYHPEWHQGVVGILASRLKERFHRPVIAFAPAGDGTLKGSGRSITGLHLRDALERLDTLYPGMMIKFGGHAMAAGLSLETEKYDLFRERFAALIDEWLDGEALQGVIWSDGELHAQEFSLHTAEMLREAGPWGQAFPEPVFDGQFKLLQQKLVGERHLKVMIEPLGGGPLLDGIAFNVDTTLWPDTSVRQVKLAYKLDINEYRGNRSVQLIIDHIWPQ, from the coding sequence GTGATTCATTCTGTCGAACTGCGTCGGCGTGAAGCCCAGGCCGACGCCAGCTTACCCGATCATTTACCGCCGCTGCTGCGTCGTCTTTATCTGCAACGCGGTGTGCAGGATGCCGCTGAACTTGAGCGCGGTGCTAAACATCTGCTGCCATGGCAAACGCTGGGTGGCATAGAACAAGCCGTGACGTTGCTGCATCAGATGCTGGAATCGGGCCGCCGCATTGTGGTGGTGGGTGATTTCGATGCAGATGGTGCCACCAGTACGGCACTCACCGTGCTGGCGCTGCGCAGTCTGGGCGGCAACGTCGATTATCTGGTACCCAACCGCTTTGAAGATGGTTATGGCCTGAGTCCGGAGGTGGTGGAGCAGGCGCGTGCACGTGGTGCGGAGATGATTCTCACCGTGGATAACGGCATCTCTTCCCATGCTGGCGTCGACACCGCGCATCAACACGGTATTCCGGTCTTGGTCACCGATCACCACTTGCCCGGCGACACGCTGCCACAGGCTGAGGCGATCGTTAACCCCAATCTCAACGACAGTGAATTTCCTTCGCGCTCGCTGGCGGGCGTAGGCGTGGCGTTTTATCTGATGCTGGCGCTGCGGGCCCATTTACGGCAAAAGAACTGGTTCAGCGATGGCCGTGCCGAACCCAATCTGGCGGAGTTGCTCGACTTAGTTGCGCTGGGCACCGTGGCTGACGTGGTCCCGCTGGATGCCAACAATCGCATTTTGGTGTGGCAGGGCTTAAGCCGTATTCGTGCCGGGAAATGTCGTGCCGGCATACGTGCGCTACTGGAAATCGCCAACCGCGATGCCAGACAACTCGCGGCCAGCGATCTCGGTTTCGCCGTGGGGCCTCGCCTGAATGCGGCGGGCCGTCTGGATGATATGTCGGTAGGGGTGGCACTGCTGCTCACGGAAGATATTGCCCAGGCGCGTATGCTGGCTAACGAACTTGATGCGTTGAATCAAACACGTAAAGAGATTGAGCAAGGCATGAAAAGTGAGGCGCTGGCGCTGTGCGATGAGCTGGAGCGCCAGCACACGGATTTGCCGCTTGGCCTGGCGTTTTACCATCCCGAGTGGCACCAGGGTGTGGTGGGGATTCTGGCATCACGCTTAAAAGAGCGTTTCCATCGCCCGGTGATCGCCTTCGCGCCCGCTGGAGATGGCACTCTGAAAGGCTCAGGCCGTTCGATTACTGGTTTGCATTTGCGTGATGCGCTGGAACGCCTCGATACGCTCTATCCGGGTATGATGATCAAATTTGGTGGTCACGCCATGGCCGCCGGTCTGTCACTGGAGACCGAGAAGTACGATCTGTTCCGTGAGCGTTTTGCCGCGCTGATTGATGAGTGGCTGGATGGCGAAGCGTTACAGGGCGTGATCTGGTCCGATGGTGAACTGCATGCGCAGGAGTTCAGCCTGCACACCGCCGAAATGCTGCGTGAGGCCGGTCCCTGGGGCCAGGCGTTCCCGGAACCGGTATTCGACGGACAGTTCAAACTGCTGCAGCAGAAGCTGGTGGGTGAGCGTCACCTGAAAGTGATGATTGAACCGCTGGGTGGTGGCCCGCTGCTGGATGGCATCGCCTTCAACGTTGATACCACCCTGTGGCCAGACACCAGCGTGCGCCAGGTGAAACTCGCTTATAAACTGGATATCAATGAATATCGCGGCAACCGATCGGTGCAGCTGATTATTGACCATATCTGGCCTCAATAA
- the sdhE gene encoding FAD assembly factor SdhE, with product MDIHDKARVQWACRRGMLELDVSIMPFFKFEYDSLTDTDKQVFIALLKSDDPDLFNWLMNHGEPADPEFKRMVQLIQQRNRERGPVPM from the coding sequence ATGGATATTCATGATAAAGCTCGCGTTCAGTGGGCGTGCCGCCGCGGCATGCTGGAGCTGGATGTCTCCATCATGCCGTTCTTTAAGTTCGAGTATGATTCGCTGACCGACACCGACAAGCAGGTGTTTATTGCTCTGCTGAAGAGTGACGATCCTGACCTGTTTAACTGGTTGATGAATCACGGTGAACCGGCCGATCCCGAGTTCAAACGCATGGTGCAACTGATCCAACAGCGCAACCGTGAACGCGGTCCGGTACCAATGTGA
- a CDS encoding DDE-type integrase/transposase/recombinase, with protein MPWTETVTMQRLHFILACQAGDKSMTELCHLHGISRKTGYKWLKRFNAEELSSVENRSRARLTQPEKIPPDIAEQLVLFRQQHPDWGPKKIRHWFLNNNADFIVPAASTIGDLLKEEGLVSPRIRRKRTPGNLNELTDANRNNHVWSADFKGRFRLKDGSWCRPFTLTDNHSRYLLCCEPGTSETTTFVRGCMEAAFREGGLPDIIRTDNGSPFVAPGILALTQWSVWLMKLGIKTERTTPGCPGQNARHERMHLSMKTAMSHHDVFGSLSEQRVWCNGWRNEFNQEKPHEAHGQVPPAKIWVPSPRSWDGKVPEVNYPEGAKLYKVGEKGDLSLNGRTFLSSALRGEYVRFLEVDDGVDVILFDRVILAYYDRAERSIIRID; from the coding sequence ATGCCCTGGACTGAGACTGTTACCATGCAACGCCTTCACTTCATCCTCGCCTGCCAGGCAGGCGATAAATCCATGACCGAGCTTTGCCACCTTCACGGCATTAGTCGAAAAACCGGTTATAAATGGCTTAAGCGTTTTAATGCTGAAGAGCTCTCCTCTGTTGAAAATCGCTCCCGTGCCCGTCTCACGCAGCCAGAAAAAATCCCTCCGGATATCGCCGAACAACTCGTCCTCTTTCGCCAGCAGCATCCCGACTGGGGGCCTAAAAAAATTCGCCACTGGTTCCTCAATAACAACGCTGACTTCATTGTTCCCGCTGCCAGCACGATAGGGGACCTTTTGAAAGAAGAAGGGCTGGTGTCTCCACGGATAAGGCGCAAGCGTACGCCGGGAAATCTGAACGAACTCACCGATGCGAACAGAAACAATCACGTCTGGAGCGCTGACTTTAAGGGCCGCTTTCGCCTGAAAGACGGCAGCTGGTGCCGCCCGTTCACCCTCACCGACAACCACAGCCGCTACCTCCTGTGCTGTGAGCCCGGCACGTCAGAGACCACGACATTCGTGCGTGGCTGTATGGAAGCCGCCTTCCGCGAAGGTGGACTCCCCGACATTATCCGCACCGATAACGGCTCTCCCTTCGTCGCGCCGGGCATCCTGGCGCTGACACAGTGGAGCGTGTGGCTGATGAAGTTGGGTATTAAAACAGAAAGAACCACGCCGGGATGTCCGGGGCAAAATGCCCGTCACGAGCGCATGCATCTCTCGATGAAAACCGCGATGAGCCACCATGATGTGTTTGGCTCGCTGTCGGAACAACGGGTGTGGTGTAACGGATGGCGTAATGAGTTCAATCAGGAAAAGCCGCATGAGGCTCATGGACAGGTACCGCCTGCAAAAATATGGGTGCCCTCACCGCGAAGTTGGGATGGAAAAGTGCCTGAGGTGAACTATCCGGAGGGGGCAAAGCTATATAAAGTCGGGGAAAAAGGTGACCTGAGCCTGAACGGGCGCACGTTCCTGAGTTCGGCATTACGGGGTGAGTACGTGAGGTTCCTGGAAGTGGATGACGGAGTTGACGTCATCCTCTTCGACAGGGTGATACTGGCGTATTATGACCGGGCAGAAAGAAGTATTATTCGAATCGACTGA
- a CDS encoding MurR/RpiR family transcriptional regulator: MFSHRDLSSLNDLEMQVYHFIIKHRESVSYMTIRELAAQAAVSTTTVLRFCRKMHCEGWSEFRIRFRLAQEQAAPELMPSGVGEMLSFFKSIHNDEFEQQIAQAAQMIMQAEHIFFIGAGTSGSLGKYGARYFSNIGKFSHHIDDPYYPVSKSAYENALAIILSVSGETEEILRFASQFSLNHCKIISITNHESCSLAKMADFNLSYHMPQMKLGDRLNITTQVPVIYILETLGRYISRATAV, encoded by the coding sequence ATGTTTTCACACCGCGATCTGTCCAGCCTGAATGACCTTGAGATGCAGGTTTACCACTTCATCATCAAACATCGGGAAAGTGTCAGTTATATGACGATTCGCGAGCTGGCCGCTCAGGCAGCGGTTTCCACCACCACCGTGCTGCGTTTCTGCCGCAAAATGCACTGTGAAGGCTGGTCAGAATTCCGCATCCGTTTTCGTCTGGCACAGGAGCAAGCAGCGCCTGAGTTGATGCCGTCTGGCGTCGGTGAAATGCTCAGCTTTTTCAAAAGTATTCATAACGATGAGTTTGAGCAGCAGATAGCCCAAGCCGCGCAGATGATTATGCAAGCCGAGCATATTTTCTTTATTGGGGCGGGTACATCTGGCAGCCTGGGTAAATATGGCGCACGCTACTTTTCTAATATCGGGAAATTCAGCCACCACATTGATGATCCTTATTATCCTGTGAGTAAAAGCGCGTACGAAAATGCGTTGGCCATTATTTTATCGGTATCGGGCGAGACTGAAGAGATCCTGCGCTTTGCCAGCCAGTTTAGCCTCAATCACTGCAAAATCATTTCGATAACCAACCATGAGAGCTGCTCACTGGCTAAAATGGCGGACTTCAATCTTTCGTATCATATGCCGCAGATGAAACTGGGTGACCGTCTCAATATCACCACACAAGTACCGGTAATCTATATTCTGGAAACGCTGGGCCGCTATATTTCTCGCGCCACTGCCGTATAA